One window of the Passer domesticus isolate bPasDom1 chromosome W, bPasDom1.hap1, whole genome shotgun sequence genome contains the following:
- the LOC135289182 gene encoding uncharacterized protein LOC135289182, whose product MRAERSRGRVRSSVTSWARRGRSRGSVSRGSTPSPVPVSSIPTPVVQTTPISGRCSGVQPPLLAQPKSAQARVPQTQLLQPIDTAEEPIELVTSSHLSRQPSGGMTQMQGRATTLSRGRTATMQQFLPTTYKGKATLKKTVPQLELKDTLYEDQGQEEDVIRISASEGIPAWMFSAAEARKGYMPSFDAMKRMQTQEFQIPYLSPGARPKTSSQRLFEKQSLLTSKTPLCMQLPKEFLQEEEEQPMKMVDWKQVKKELTEEALLQGSGDLTMPVTYDAQGQNPRWERLNHDVIKDLARAVQRNGLDSPYFKQLLRGTFNMYDLTPFDIRSLVSMILTDTQNLIWERRWRRYLTELRNNYQGGPNANLTEAQLAGDPPDDNPAEQAVRFPRRVLNDIKEAARKAILQIAPAGVPDVPFSTIRQGPTEPYSSFIDRLTQAVDRQVTIEAAKRPLLESLAFGNANPDCQRVITAMPGRPSLAEMVEACSKVGTPQHVASIVRDELRGEWENQLREHSGKRSEEEMLDKIFQQQNEILATIQKKNNPPGGQCYKCGAFGHFKKNCPQAHAQAQTQKPQKPLCARCGRGRHSVKECYSQMDVEGNPLPQPGNGKKSVHTNRQRATTQVMAMTQEQAGQSSETIKQTPSAKSSADSPATQTFFHQERIISADRNTELTVLAKALRPPLIVAENTQVARAFALPPHAIGQVLSIFDEEGHPLRENVEIHATWIKHIGRDRPTLTCQLTCGDRTIVVRGMLDTGADVTVISTGKQDSDHSSVCCAKANHSLGKRFVGSVGDEDRDGFLIGVTAALATLKLTWKTNDPVWVDQWPLEREKLSALKNLVQQQLEKGHIKPTNSPWNSPVFVIKKKLSGKWRLLHDLRKINEVIEDMGPLQLGLPSVSMIPRDWQLVIIDLKDCFFSIPLHPDDAPRLAFSVPSINKEAPLQRYHWVVLPQGLKNSPTICQWYVARALSPARKKFPQVKIIHYMDDLLIAASTQQELQKARDCVITEVQKAGLEISVSKIQEIAPWTYLGWKISERTIKPQKMEVSTKVNNLHDVQQLLGEINWMRPILGITNNDIPALLNLLRGDTDIRSPRTLTREAKKELEKITDAIQKRQAHRFVESLPFELAVLGEKTQFHGLIFQWDSSQRDSLIIIEWIFLPYRTSKTILTDLEMMAQIIIKGRTRLLTMAGREFSIIHLPLKKDYFKWAMQKSKDLIIALLAFPGTCTIHFPQHRVLQSQICYRAKPRISEEPLDGITVFTDGSGKTHKSVITWVNSETEKWDSDVRMIQGSPQIVELAAVTRAFQLFEQPLNLITDSAYVAGVVRRLEGSLLKEADNEILYSYLVSMKTLLENREHEYFITHIRAHTTLPGFLAEGNARADRLTMPISRTLPDIFEQAKLSHSFFHQNAHALMESFRLTKTQAREIINACPDCQLVQPPASTGAVNPRGLESLQLWQTDVTKYPSFGRLKNVHVSVDTFSGAVFASAHAGETADHACRHFLQAFASLGVPQEIKTDNGPTYTGRVLDKFLKKWGVRHTFGIPHTPTGQAIIERTHHTLKSLLDRQRRGEPEATPHMKLNKALYVLNFLNSSSSEPNPPILRHFSNSSQARLRENPLVLVRNPESGQIEGPFKLITWGKGFACVSTEQGPKWVSARHVKPFRTQEEKNTDPGNRETVGAQYVTPDVQSYRDNPWGARRPWNVAKSTWWLDFDPCKEMTPEGEEMREFHV is encoded by the exons ATGCGGGCGGAGCGCAGTCGGGGGCGGGTCCGATCCTCGGTGACGTCTTGGGCGAGGAGGGGCCGATCTCGGGGCTCCGTATCCCGgggctccaccccttctccggTTCCAGTTTCCTCGATCCCAACCCCTGTGGTTCAGACCACTCCCATCTCAGGGCGGTGCTCAGGTGTTCAACCTCCATTGCTGGCTCAGCCAAAATCCGCGCAGGCTCGGGttccacaaacacaactgctgcagccaaTCGATACGGCTGAGGAGCCGATCGAGCTCGTGACGTCATCGCACCTGTCCAGGCAACCCAGTGGGGGGATGACCCaaatgcagggcagagccacaacGTTATCTCGTGGCAGGACTGCAACCATGCAGCAGTTTCTTCCAACAACATATAAAGGGAAGGCAACGTTAAAGAAAACAGTACCACAGTTAGAACTTAAAGATACATTATACGAGGATCAAGGGCAAGAAGAAGACGTGATACGAATCTCAGCATCAGAGGGAATTCCGGCATggatgttttcagcagcagaagcaagaaaagGATATATGCCATCATTTGATGCGATGAAAAGGATGCAGACACAAGAGTTTCAAATTCCTTATTTAAGTCCAGGAGCGAGGCCAAAGACCTCGAGTCAaagactgtttgaaaaacaatcaCTGTTGACATCGAAGACTCCACTGTGCATGCAATTGCCAAAAGAATTTCTACAGGAAGAAGAGGAACAACCAATGAAAATGGTGGATTGGAAACAAGTCAAAAAGGAACTGACAGAAGAAGCTTTGCTGCAAGGATCAGGAGATTTGACAATGCCAGTGACATATGATGCGCAGGGGCAGAATCCAAGGTGGGAAAGATTGAATCACGATGTGATCAAAGACTTAGCGAGAGCTGTTCAACGCAATGGACTGGATTCACCATACTTTAAACAGCTCCTGAGGGGGACATTTAACATGTATGACCTGACGCCATTTGATATTCGAAGCCTTGTGTCAATGATTCTCACAGACACGCAGAATCtcatctgggaaagaagatgGCGAAGATATCTCACAGAGTTGAGGAACAATTATCAAGGCGGGCCAAACGCGAACCTCACTGAAGCACAGTTGGCAGGAGATCCTCCAGATGACAATCCAGCAGAACAAGCGGTACGTTTTCCAAGGCGAGTGTTGAATGACATCAAGGAAGCGGCGCGGAAAGCGATCCTGCAGATCGCTCCAGCAGGAGTTCCAGATGTCCCATTTTCAACCATCAGACAAGGTCCCACAGAACCATATTCATCATTCATAGATCGACTCACGCAAGCGGTGGATCGACAGGTGACCATCGAAGCTGCGAAGCGACCACTCTTGGAAAGTCTCGCATTCGGCAATGCCAACCCGGATTGTCAACGGGTCATCACTGCAATGCCAGGAAGACCATCCTTGGCAGAGATGGTGGAAGCATGCAGCAAGGTGGGAACACCTCAGCATGTTGCGTCGATCGTGAGAGATGAATTGAGAGGAGAGTGGGAAAACCAGCTGAGAGAACACTCGGGAAAACGATCAGAAGAAGAGATgctggacaaaatatttcaacagcagaatgaaattcttgcaaccatccagaagaaaaacaatccaCCTGGAGGACAGTGCTACAAGTGTGGAGCATTTGGACATTTTAAGAAGAATTGCCCACAGGCGCACGCACAAGCGCAGACGCAAAAACCGCAAAAACCACTTTGCGCACGATGCGGAAGAGGAAGACACTCTGTGAAAGAATGTTATTCTCAAATGGATGTGGAAGGAAACCCTTTACCACAGCCGGGAAACGGGAAAAAGAGCGTGCACACAAATCGCCAGCGCGCAACGACACAAGTGATGGCGATGACACAAGAGCAGGCAGGACAGTCATCGGAGACCATCAAGCAGACACCCTCAGCAAAGTCCTCAGCAGACTCTCCAGCGACCCAGACCTTCTTCCACCAGGAGCGCA TTATATCAGcagacagaaatacagaattaacAGTTCTAGCAAAAGCCCTCCGTCCACCGTTGATCGTGGCGGAAAACACTCAAGTTGCGAGAGCTTTCGCATTGCCACCACATGCCATTGGGCAGGTTTTGTCAATCTTTGATGAGGAAGGGCATCCTCTGAGGGAGAATGTTGAAATTCATGCCACGTGGATCAAACATATAGGTCGGGATCGACCCACACTCACATGTCAATTGACTTGTGGGGACAGAACAATAGTGGTCAGAGGAATGCTTGACACGGGAGCAGATGTCACAGTAATTTC GACCGGGAAACAAGACAGCGATCATTCGTCCGTTTGTTGTGCAAAAGCCAATCACAGTTTGGGGAAGAGATTTGTTGGCTCAGTGGGGGACGAAGATCGAGATGGATTTTTAATTGGGGTCACTGCGGCACTCGCCACACTGAAACTGACTTGGAAAACAAATGATCCGGTTTGGGTGGATCAGTGGCCCCTTGAACGAGAAAAGTTGAGTGCGCTGAAGAACCTGGTCCAACAACAATTGGAGAAGggacacatcaaaccaacaaatagcccttggaattctccagtgttCGTCATCAAGAAAAAACTATCAGGTAAATGGAGGCTGTTGCATGATCTCAGAAAGATCAATGAAGTCATTGAggacatgggacctcttcagTTGGGACTTCCATCCGTTTCGATGATTCCCAGAGATTGGCAACTCGTGATCATCGATCTCAAGGATTGTTTTTTCAGCATTCCACTTcatccagatgatgcaccaagaCTTGCCTTTTCCGTTCCAAGTATCAACAAGGAAGCACCGTTGCAACGATACCATTGGGTGGTACTTCCACAAGGTCTGAAAAACTCGCCGACAATTTGTCAATGGTACGTGGCACGAGCTTTGTCACCAGCACGGAAGAAATTCCCGCAGGTGAAGATTATTCATTACATGGACGATTTGCTCATTGCAGCGTCAACACAACAGGAGCTGCAAAAGGCTCGTGACTGTGTGATCACAGAGGTGCAAAAGGCAGGTTTGGAAATCAGTGTTTCAAAAATTCAGGAGATTGCACCTTGGACATATTTAGGGTGGAAAATCTCAGAGAGAACGattaaaccccaaaaaatggagGTCAGCACAAAAGTCAACAATTTGCATGATGTGCAACAACTTTTGGGAGAAATCAACTGGATGAGACCAATTCTAGGGATCACGAACAACGACATTCCAGCGTTGCTCAATCTTttgagaggggacacagacaTTCGATCTCCCAGGACACTCACGCGAGAGGCAAAAAAGGAAttggaaaaaatcacagatgCTATTCAAAAGCGTCAAGCACATCGGTTCGTTGAATCATTGCCTtttgagttggcagtgctgggagagaaaACACAGTTCCACGGTTTGATCTTTCAATGGGATTCATCCCAAAGAGATTCTTTGATAATTATAGAATGGATTTTTCTACCATACAGGACTTCAAAAACAATTCTTACAGATCTAGAAATGATGGCGCAAATCATCATCAAGGGGAGAACAAGATTGTTGACAATGGCAGGACGAGAATTTTCAATCATTCATTTACCattgaaaaaagattattttaaatgggcgatgcagaaatcaaaagatttaataattgcattgttagctttcccaggaacttgcacaattcattttccacaacacagagtgctgcagtcACAAATATGTTACAGGGCAAAGCCAAGAATAAGTGAAGAACCTCTGGACGGGATCACAGTATTCACTGATGGCTCAGGGAAGACACACAAGTCAGTGATCACATGGGTGAACTCAGAAACAGAGAAATGGGACTCGGATGTGAGGATGATTCAGGGTTCTCCACAAATTGTGGAATTGGCAGCAGTCACTCGAGCATTTCAGTTGTTTGAACAACCTCTCAATTTGATTACGGATTCCGCATATGTCGCGGGGGTAGTCAGACGCTTGGAAGGTTCACTCTTGAAAGAAGCCGACAATGAAATATTGTATTCATATTTGGTGAGCATGAAAACTTTGTTGGAAAATAGggaacatgaatattttatcacaCACATCAGAGCTCACACAACACTTCCAGGGTTTTTAGCAGAGGGGAATGCTCGAGCAGACAGGTTGACAATGCCCATTTCACGGACACTCCCAGACATTTTTGAGCAGGCAAAATTGAGTCATAgtttttttcatcagaatgcACATGCATTGATGGAATCCTTTCGTCTCACAAAAACTCAGGCGAGAGAGATCATCAATGCTTGTCCAGATTGTCAACTTGTGCAGCCGCCAGCCTCAACAGGAGCGGTCAATCCGCGAGGACTGGAAAGTCTTCAACTATGGCAAACAGATGTCACAAAATATCCCTCATTTGGGAGGCTCAAAAATGTTCATGTTTCAGTTGATACATTTTCGGGAGCAGTCTTTGCTTCAGCACATGCAGGGGAAACAGCAGACCATGCTTGTCGACACTTTCTACAAGCATTTGCGTCATTGGGCGTgcctcaggaaataaaaacagataatggtCCAACTTATACAGGCAGGGTGCTTgacaaatttttgaaaaaatgggGTGTCAGACATACCTTTGGTATTCCACACACACCCACAGGTCAAGCAATCATTGAAAGAACACACCATACCTTAAAATCCCTTCTAGATAGACAGAGGAGGGGGGAGCCAGAGGCGACGCCACACATGAAACTAAATAAAGCATTGTATGTGTTGAATTTCCTAAATAGTTCATCCTCAGAACCCAATCCTCCAatcttgagacatttctcaaatagTTCACAGGCAAGATTAAGGGAGAATCCTTTAGTTTTGGTCAGAAACCCAGAATCAGGACAGATAGAAGGTCCTTTCAAACTAATCACTTGGGGCAAGGGTTTCgcttgtgtttccacagagcaaGGTCCGAAGTGGGTGTCGGCACGACACGTGAAGCCGTTTCGAACgcaagaagaaaagaacacaGATCCCGGAAACAGAGAGACTGTGGGAGCTCAGTAcgtcactccggatgtccagagctaccgagacaacccttggggggctcggaggccctggaatgttgccaaaagtacctggtggcttgactttgatccttgtaaagaaatgacacctgaaggtgaggagatgagagaatttcatgtctaa